In the genome of Maribacter forsetii DSM 18668, the window ATACCCACTGTACCTGGTCTCATACGTGTAGTTTTCTTATCTAAAAGTCCTTCTTTCTTAATATAGATAGTTTCTTCACGAGATGTGGTCACATCAATAAATGGAGGTTTAAATTCCATTAACGGATCAATATTATTATACAATTCTTGAATATTCTTACCCTTTACCGGAGGCACTATTTCAAATGAAAAAAGTGTCTTTCCGTTTGCATTATTGATATGGTCTGTTACTTTCATTTCTTATATTTTCACTCTTATTTGGAGAGCAAACCTTAAATAGGTATTAATACTTAATTATATTCTTTGGGCGTTCGGGCGGGCTTTCAGCTATATTTTTTCTATTTAAAAACTTTAGCAAAACTTCATCCTCACTGCTAAAATAGAAAAAGATGCCGCTTCTATCCCTAACGCATTAATCAACTATATTCGGCGCTAGCCATCTTTCGGCATCCCCTAATGGTATGCCTTTTCGTTCTGCGAAATCTTTTACCTGATCGTCTTTTATTTTTCCTAACCCAAAATAACGTGCTTGCGGATTTCCAAAATAATATCCACTTACAGATGCTGCCGGCCACATAGCCAAACTATCCGTCAGTTCAACACCAATAGTCTCTTTCACTTTTAAAACATCCCAAATGGTCAATTTCTCTAAATGATCAGGACAAGCAGGGTACCCTGGTGCAGGACGAATTCCCTTGTATGATTCCTTAATTAAATCTTCATTGCTCAACTCCTCATTTGAAGCATAGCCCCAGTGTTTCAGACGGACTTCTTTATGTAAATATTCCGCAAAGGCTTCTGCCAATCTATCTGCAAGAGCTTTAACCATAATGGAATTATAATCATCTAAATCGGCTTCATATTTCGCCGCTAATTCTGCAGTACCAAAACCTGTAGACACACAGAAGCAACCCATATAATCTTGTTTCCCTGATTCTTTAGGTGCTATAAAATCCGCCAGGGCATAATCTGCCACACCTTCTCTACGCTCCAATTGTTGGCGTAAGGTTCTAAAAGTGTAGCTCTCTTTCGCTTCGGCTCCGTTCAACGACCCAGTATTCTCATCTAGATTGGAGCTTATGTCAACTAAAATATCGTCATCGTTGACGGAGTTTGCAGGAAAGAGTCCAAAAATACCTTTTGCCTTTAATTTCTTCTCAGAAATTATCTTGCTCAGCATCTCTTGGGCGTCTGCGAATAAATCTACTGCTTGTTCTCCAACAACCTCATCGGTCAATATTGCAGGGTATTTTCCATGCAGTTCCCAACTTCTAAAAAATGGAGTCCAATCTATATATGGTACTAGAATATTTAAATCTAAATCTTCTATTACTTGAATCCCAAGCTTATTCGGTTTTACGATTCCTGAAGTTTCCCAGTCTATTTTAAACTTATTTCTACGGGCCGCAGAAATCGATTTATACGTTTTACTTGATGAGCGATTTAAGAACTTCTCACGAAATATATCGTAATCATCTTTAATGCTTTTCTTATAACCATTAGAAGTTTCTTTCTGCAGTAAATCTCCCACTACAGTAACCGCTCTAGAGGCATCATTTACATGAACTACCGCTTCTTTGTATTGTGGATCAATTTTTACCGCAGTATGTGCCTTACTGGTTGTTGCCCCACCAATTAGCAATGGAATCTTAAAGTCTTTACGTTCCATTTCCTTTGCCAAATGCACCATTTCATCCAAAGAAGGCGTAATCAATCCGCTAAGCCCTATAATATCCACATTGTGTTCTATGGCTGCGGCAATTATTTTTTCAGGAGGTACCATAACTCCCAAATCAAC includes:
- the metH gene encoding methionine synthase, whose translation is MSGSISKKPSTDNGQPTTKYLKLSGLEPLIVTPETNFINVGERTNVAGSKKFLRLVKEEKFEEALAVAREQVENGAQVIDINMDDGLIDGKEAMVKFLNLVISEPDISRVPIMIDSSKWEIIEAGLQVVQGKCVVNSISLKEGEEQFIHHAKLIKRYGAAVIVMAFDEVGQADNYDRRIEIAKRSYDVLVNKVNFAPEDIIFDLNIFPVATGMDEHKLNAIDFIEATRWVRENLPHASVSGGVSNVSFSFRGNNPVREAMHSVFLYHAIKAGMNMGIVNPSMLEVYDDIPKDLLERVEDVILNRRDDATERLLDFAESVVGKTKESKIDLSWREEPLQDRITRALVKGIDQYIVEDVEEARAAADKPIEVIEGNLMTGMNVVGDLFGSGKMFLPQVVKSARVMKKAVAYLLPYIEEEKLLNPQVGDSDNAGKILMATVKGDVHDIGKNIVGVVLACNNYEIVDLGVMVPPEKIIAAAIEHNVDIIGLSGLITPSLDEMVHLAKEMERKDFKIPLLIGGATTSKAHTAVKIDPQYKEAVVHVNDASRAVTVVGDLLQKETSNGYKKSIKDDYDIFREKFLNRSSSKTYKSISAARRNKFKIDWETSGIVKPNKLGIQVIEDLDLNILVPYIDWTPFFRSWELHGKYPAILTDEVVGEQAVDLFADAQEMLSKIISEKKLKAKGIFGLFPANSVNDDDILVDISSNLDENTGSLNGAEAKESYTFRTLRQQLERREGVADYALADFIAPKESGKQDYMGCFCVSTGFGTAELAAKYEADLDDYNSIMVKALADRLAEAFAEYLHKEVRLKHWGYASNEELSNEDLIKESYKGIRPAPGYPACPDHLEKLTIWDVLKVKETIGVELTDSLAMWPAASVSGYYFGNPQARYFGLGKIKDDQVKDFAERKGIPLGDAERWLAPNIVD